The following proteins come from a genomic window of Emys orbicularis isolate rEmyOrb1 chromosome 25, rEmyOrb1.hap1, whole genome shotgun sequence:
- the CWC25 gene encoding pre-mRNA-splicing factor CWC25 homolog has protein sequence MGGGDLNLKKSWHPQTLRNVEKVWKAEQKHEAERKKIEELQRELREERAREEMQRYAEDVGAVKKKEEKLDWMYQGPGGMVNREEYLMGRPVDKYVFEKMEDKEAGCSTETGLLPGSIFAPTGANSVLDMASKIREDPLFMIRKREEEKKREVLNNPVKMKKIKELLQSSLERKEKKKKEKKKKHKKRRHQSSSSESTSSDDGQSRARSKKMDSSWEPVHPKVPGYGLQSRDPDHSHRPRRSPAAGQERATHKHRDRARSRSRSGSPKRDTGKKSTEEEESEHRRSRSPPRHGEQYSTKVDRKEKERARSPSPKKGYRRQHASGYTRKLSAEELERKRQEMLENAKWREEERANNVRRHRKEEERERELEKLSSRDGKFLHHIKLESASTSSVEDRVKRNIHSIQRTPAALEKNFMQR, from the exons ATGGGGGGAGGAGACCTG AATCTGAAGAAGAGCTGGCATCCCCAGACTCTGCGCAATGTGgagaaggtgtggaaggcagagCAGAAACATGAAGCCGAGCGGAAGAAGATTGAGGAGCTGCAGCGGGAGCTGCGGGAGGAGCGAGCCCGGGAGGAGATGCAGCGCTATGCGGAGGATGTGGGAGCAGTCAA GAAAAAAGAAGAGAAGTTGGACTGGATGTACCAGGGTCCCGGGGGTATGGTGAACAGAGAAGAGTATCTGATGGGCCGCCCTGTGGATAAATATGTCTTTGAGAAGATGGAAGACAAAGAGGCAGGTTGTTCCACTGAAACAGGACTTCTCCCAGGCTCCATTTTTGCCCCCACAGGTGCCAATTCTGTCCTAGACATGGCAAGCAAAATCCGGGAGGATCCACTTTTCATGATAAG gaaaagagaggaagagaaaaaaagggAAGTTTTGAATAATCctgtaaaaatgaagaaaatcaaAGAACTG TTGCAAAGCAGCttggaaagaaaggaaaaaaagaagaaggagaagaaaaagaagcaCAAGAAACGCAGACATCAAAGTTCTAGCAGTGAAAGCACCAGCAGTGACGACGGGCAAAGCAGAGCGAG ATCCAAGAAGATGGATAGTTCTTGGGAACCTGTTCATCCCAAAGTCCCAGGGTACGGCTTACAG AGTAGAGACCCTGACCACAGTCACCGGCCTCGGCGCTctccagctgctggccaggaaagAGCCACCCACAAACACCGAGACCGCGCTAGGTCAAGGAGCCGGTCCGGATCTCCTAAGAGAGACACTGGCAAGAAGAGTACAGAGGAGGAAGAGTCTGAGCACAGGAGGTCAAGATCTCCTCCTAGACATGGTGAACA GTACAGCACCAAGGTGgacaggaaagaaaaggaaagagctAGGAGCCCTTCCCCTAAAAAAGGATACCGACGACAGCATGCTTCAGGGTATACTAG AAAGCTCTCCGCAGAGGAGCTAGAGCGTAAGCGTCAGGAAATGTTGGAAAACGCCAAGTGGCGGGAAGAGGAGAGAGCAAACAATGTCAGGAGACACCgaaaggaggaggagcgggaacgAGAACTGGAGAAACTCAGCTCCCGAGATGGGAAATTCCTACA CCACATAAAACTGGAGAGTGCGTCCACTTCCTCTGTAGAGGATCGGGTCAAACGCAACATCCATTCCATCCAGAGAACACCAGCTGCCCTGGAAAAAAACTTTATGCAGAGATGA